A stretch of DNA from Lotus japonicus ecotype B-129 chromosome 4, LjGifu_v1.2:
CATTAACCCACCTTTGCTCATAATTTGCATAAAGCAAGTAATTCAAAACTCTAATGAAAAGATTATTTTAGCTAGTCATCTCATTTGATTCACACATCTTAGAATTTGAGAGACCTAGCTATACACCAAAAGGTGAGGATTGTTCTACTATAtcttggtcatatctctagtcaatgctAGAGCCTGAGATTTGCATGAATGAACATCTGTCTATGACTCATATATGGGTGGTCTCCAATAAACTATGATATACTTTGATACCATCTTAGAATTTGAGCCGGTACTAACTTTACCAAAAAACTAGCTTGTAAATTGTTTTCTGAAGTACTATCTTGGTCAAATATCTAATAAATGTGAGACTTATCAACAACACAAATGTTTAGGGTTAAATGTATTTTTAGtgctattaaattttttatttataaaatatcttCTTTTATAGTCCGCCGTTTACTGCTTAATGCAATTAGTCATTATTGTGAACCTTATGCTCACCCAAATAAAAATATCTCAGTTTTCATCCCtcatttattaatataatttcCATTTATTCCTTATCATCATGATGACTGGTTTACCTTGTCCCCCACTCCCCTCTGTTAATTCACAGCCTCAACAACAATGGGAAAAACTTGAGTAGTAAGTGATATATTATTCTGATCCAAATCAAGTAACATTACTTTTTAGCTGAACTAGGAGCGAAAACTAAATTAAAACTTGAGTAAGTCATCAACATCAGAAggtgattgattttttttagctAAGAAAAGAAGATAACACGTTTATGGAGAAATTTAATAGAGGTTGAGGAAGGAGCACGCACCTGATGAAGAAGACGCTGTTCCTGAAGCAGAAGCTCGTTATCAGAAGAACCCATTGATCTTCTTGTTGCCTCTAGCTAGCTGCTCCTTCTTTCTCTGCTTCCTTCAATTCTGATTTGATGTGTATATGAATGACTatgagtgagagtgagagtgagagttaGAACTTAGAAAAAGTGTTGCAATTTGTGGAGGATGGAGAAAGTTAACGAAtaagaaatattcaaatatcTTGTAGTGCGGACAGAACAACTATTATTATCGAGAAAAGTACTTCCAACCAACAACAGACACTTCCTTCCTTCAGAGTACGTGAAAGCAGCTGACTTTACATTACGTTCAACGGTTTTTCATtagatttgttaattaatttaactctcttttactttaataattcattttttttcttacacttcgaatacttattttattttatttctgctTACACCTATTTTTCATAACAGCGGATACTATTCGAGATTCGAGTCGGAAAGAACTACATTACGGTGGGCAAACTCCTTTACTGGAGATTTGTTTCATCCTAAAATTTGAACATGGGATCTTGCTTTATCATCACCGCCACTGTTTTCATTACTGCCACATCCAATCTAATTATTTCTTTTAGTTATTTCTAAtagcttttaaaataattaattattaagttAATGGTGAAATTAGCCCCTGATTTTGTAAGtgagtttaattttaatttctatgcGAAAAATTAATGTTTAGTgacaattatttttatatttactaGCTATTTTTGACTGACACTACACGTTAATTTTTCGTCGAAGTATTAAAATCAAACTCGTTTACAAAATCATGAGTAATTTAACTATTAATGTTTAATTATTTCAAGTGGAAttcaaaagtaattttaatatatatatatttgtgaacaaatatatttacatttatactttaaaaaatgatttaaattaaattaattttctattcaatttttaaactatttttttgCAAGTGGAATAAAAGCAAGCAGACAAATATCAGCTAGGAAAGCAAACAATCTATTACGTTTCAACCTTCCCCAAACGCCACCCACTTATCTTATTTGGACTTATAGGTAGATGGTTAAGTTAGATAGCCCTTATGAATTATGAATTTATGATCAACTGAGATTTAAAGATGAAATTAAAAGCTTTTGCTACATTTTAAGAGGTTGGTCTAGTAGAGTATATGATAAGGTTTTGTACCTGATGAGTCATAGATTCAAACTCCCGCTAATTTCTTTAAAGTGAGATAAATTTTTTCCAACAACATTCCGAGAATTATGACGCAGAAGACTAAAAGATGCAACTCTTTTTGTAAGAGTATACTTATAATCTACAACAGGAAAAAATAGATTAATCCATTTCTATTGAGTCTCACACATAGAGACAAAGTCCTGCAACAATTTTAGGTCAGGGGAACCTCaagaaatgagagagagaatcagAGTTTGTGAAATGAGTTTCTGCCTGCCTTTTCTTACATTTCAATTATCATATATAACCAATCATACACTCACAATGCAACAATTTCTGATACAAAAGATAGCAGAACATCAAAACAGCAAAATAACCGAATCAACATCAGGATATATATGAAATATAAGATAATGTGACATGATAATGGATACAATCACTCCAGTCTCGCTCGCGCCTAACCAGCAGTAGCAGTAGCTTCTAGTCTAGACCAAGATCATTTGGGCTGAGTTGCTATCATTAACCCTGAGTCTGTGACCTTGATGCAGAGGTGGAGCTTCTAACAATGATGAATGTTGTAACTGCTGGAAACAAACCAATCAAATAATCAAGAATTTTTACTTGGAGTGGGTCACTTATGGTGAGTCACTCATGTGATAAACCTTTTGTTTCTTGTACCGTATAGCACAGACAATATAAACCAACATGTTTAAGAAACTGAGACCAGCCAGCATCCAGAAAAAGTAATCTAGATGGCCCTCATTCAAATTATTTGTTATCCATCCATGATTTCCATATTTTCTTGTGATGTGACCAACAATAGTAAGAATCAAAGTGCTCAGGTAGTTCCCCAATGAATTTGTTAGAAGTGCCAATGCGCTGCAGACACTACGCATCGAAGGCGGCGCTTCCTCATAGAAAAATTCATGTTGTCCAACAAAGGTGAACACCTCTGCAGCACCAAGCAAGAAATATTGAGGTATTTGCCATGATATACTTAGTGGTACAGGGACTTTTTTATGAACCAGTCCATACTCCTTTGCCTTTTGTAATCTCTTGGTCTCTACTATAGCAGCAGCTGACATGCACATAATGGAGATAAATAAGCCAATTCCCATCCTTTGCAATTCTGAGAAGCCCTTTACATTGCCGGTGAATTTTcttgcaattggaacaatcccTCTATCATAAATGGGAACCCAAATAATGACACCGATGATGGCGAAAGTTGAAAGAGAGGCTGCCGGAACTTTGAAAGAACCAAGATGGGTGTCCATCTTCTTCCCTTGCGCGACAAACATTGAAGACATTTGAGCATACACAGCACAGAAGATTATTCCGGTCGCCCAGATTGGAAACAAGCGGATCAAAATCTTCAACTCTTCCACCTGAGTTACAGTGCAAAGCTTCCATGGATTAGATACTTCGGCACCCTCTTTCTCTGTATCTGATAGCACTGCTGCTTTATCTAGGAACCTGGACAAAAGTAAAGGCTAATACTTTTTAGCATAGTTGCATTAGTGTAGAGAATTGAATTTACCTTTTTTCCTACAACTTGTCTTACTCAAAGTGCTAGTTGCCTTGTTCTTTGTCCTCAGCAAAATAAAGAATCAGAGTTTTATAAAGCCTAGAAGCATTCACAGTATAAGTAAACACAAAACAGGTTTTCAACTTCATGAAGCAACACCtcccttttcttcttcctatcccctttaaagcaaagttgtgATTTATTTCTAAATTCACCTCAAATAGGAATGCTCTTAGAATTTGatttaggcctaactctacccaaaAAGCTGACTTAGATGTGAGGATTGTTCTATTTCATATATGGACATATTTGTCATATGATATctttagtcaatgtgagactttttAACAAATACCATtactagtcaatgtgagacatATATTTTGGGAAACATATCAAGCAAACAATACTATCTACGAATTGAGCAGAGGAACACAAGGACAGTATAATTTGTTATCAAAAGATGTTTGAAGCTGTGAGATACCTCAATCCATCGCTATGCTCTAGTCTAGAACTTCCATCAGTCGAGGAATTCCTCGCTTTTATTTCAAAGAGCATACAACTATCCTGAGGAACCTCCACTTTCCACTTACGCAAAGTAGCAGAAACCACCTGACATATTCTTGTAAGAGGACTTCCCCCTGGCCtttgaagcctataaaaaggtGTACCGAGAAAGAAAACAACGATTGCAATACCAATAAATGATGCAGCAATGCCATATCCGAGGCCCCATCCAACATTTTCTTCAATCCATACCAATGCAGTGACTGCTATAAGTGCACCAATGTTACTAGTGAAATAATTCCAGTTAAAGAAGGATCCTTTACTTGCTTTTTCCTTACGATCTGTATCATCAAACTGATCTGCCCCAATTGGCCAAATACATGGCTTGACCCCACCTGTCCCCAGTGCTATCAAATACAGTCCTAAGAAGAACACAACACTTTGATTTACAGTTGGTGGTGGGCACACAGAATTCACACACTCCACTGGCTTCAGTGCAGGAATAGATGCTGAAAGAATCAATATGCAGATTCCCTGTACAAATCAATTATTAGCTAAAAACACAATGGCCCCGTTTAGAAGTGCTTAATTGAGCTAATCTTATAGCATAAACGCTTATACAAGTATTTAGAAGAGCTTATGTAAATTGTTATGGCCTATCTGTaagctattttgagcttattttcataagtcgttcagattagcttatgaataacaAGCTTAGCTTACCTGTTACCTATATTCAGCATACTTTAATAattttctcaaattagcttataatACCAGAAACGCATAATAGAGGAATTTAGCCTAACACGCCCAATATCTATATAAAATGGCAGAGATAAATTAACAATTTCAAATTGTGGTCCGCAACTGCAATTGCAGCCGCATCAACCCACTTTTATCCACAATTCTGCAACGCAGCGGCAACTGCGACCCCAATTTAAAACCCTATTTAATGCAGATAACAAATGGTTGACTGAATTACAGAACTCAAATTCAAAACAAGGGCTTCCAAACAGAATATAGAAATTTTGGACATGAATGAACGAAAAATCACAGATTATTTAGTTTGAATTGAGCTTACAATGAGATAGACTGAGTAGAACACGGCAATGGTCCAATATCTTCCCCAGTAAGCATCAGCTAAGAAGGATCCGATGAGAGGTGTAAGATAGCATGTTCCCTGAAATGTGTTAACGTTTTTTGCAGCAGAGACAAGGCTTATATTCAGTTTTGCGGTGAGATGAATAAGAAGATTAGAGGCAATCCCGAAATATGCCAAACGTTCACAGAAGAAAGTGCCTGTAATTATCACATAAAAAAtgtgtcaaaactcaaaatacATCTGTCTTTATACATAATTAGTCACATCTTGTCTTCAAGTGACcaattcttaaacaatgtgTAACTCAAAACTCATACTTGAAAACACAACACAAATATAGAGAGGAGATTATCACCTACAACAAAGAAGCATGCTCTCCATGTCCCAGTTTTCCTCTTGACAGCAAGCTCTCCGTTGATGTTTACTGATCCATCTCCCGGGTGAGGACTATCATCACcctgaaaaaaaatcaaaataataacATAATACAAAAATTGAAGTTGGTTAAGTAACACAGGTGTTAATGTCAAAAACCAATTATgctaaaagcttaagctattggggATACATGATGCAAGAGTTAACTTGGACTTGAAGTGTGGATAATGCACAGACTCACCTATCATTTGGTGAAATTCAACATTTTATTAGAATGGAGGACAATAATCGAATTCTAGACCACTTACTCATAAAAGCTATAATATCATGTCAAGAACCAATTactccaaaagcttaagctattggttAAATGACACACGaatgattatatttctaacacgcccTACGCAGGAGCCAACTTGGGCTTCAAGCGTGGATAATGCACATGCTCACTACCATtgttgaaattcaactttttgtTTGAAGAATGAGGGGCGACAATGATCGAATTCTAAACCCTTTAGTCATAGAAACTCTGATATCCCAAAAGCTCTGAcacattatatttctaacaacaGGAACCTAGCTAGATAACAGAAGTGAGTAAATAAACATGCAGAGGAGGAAAATGAAGAAAGTAACCAGTGGAGCTGAATTGTGCAAATTTTGTCTCACTGTCTATAAGATTGATAATTGAACTAAAAGCTTACATTTTCGAGTGTCGTTGACATTATTGAAGACTAAAATCTCAAAGTACACACTGTAACAGCGAGAGAGAGACAAGGAGTTCTTATGTTTCTTCCCAATTTCAATCTTTATACAAAATCTGTGCACATGTTCGCCTTTTATAGGCTTTTACAagcaataaaaataatttataacttTTTGTTTTGTAGGTTAAATTGAAAGCTTATTACATACTTTAATATTTAAAGTCTTTACCATAATATAATTTTCAAACAAAATATTCCTTTAGTTGTTCTTTGTGGCGGTCCTACCCAAAAAAATTCAGAAACTCTGAATCATTGTAACTTTGATTCAGAGTTGTTGTAAACTCTAACATGATTTTATGTGTTTAGAAATATTAAGGGAAAACTAATGTTACGTTTAACTTGGATTTGAAAAGTAAAATTTTGGTTTGGTTGAGTTTAATGTGAATTTATTTGATATTCAATGAAATTGGAAATGTAAACAATCCCTTAATAAAATATACTGAGAATGCAGGTAGATGTGCAGCTACACAATTGCACAATTAATCAAAATGAGTTGCCGTGTCATTCGGAATACTACAATTGACACATTATTCTCTTATGAACTGCATCTAATAAATTACACCCTTTAATTTATTATTCCCTTCGAATTACATTCGGTGAAAATATATACAACAGTTAGTATCTAAGATTCATATAGTATATTACTAAAGTTGAATATATGATAGTCATATTTTTTGTTGGATATATTAAATTCATATATTTTAAAACAATGTCAATGCGTTGAGTTCACAAAATataccaaaaaagaaaacatgCAATCTTTTT
This window harbors:
- the LOC130715455 gene encoding protein NRT1/ PTR FAMILY 8.3-like — encoded protein: MSTTLENGDDSPHPGDGSVNINGELAVKRKTGTWRACFFVVGTFFCERLAYFGIASNLLIHLTAKLNISLVSAAKNVNTFQGTCYLTPLIGSFLADAYWGRYWTIAVFYSVYLIGICILILSASIPALKPVECVNSVCPPPTVNQSVVFFLGLYLIALGTGGVKPCIWPIGADQFDDTDRKEKASKGSFFNWNYFTSNIGALIAVTALVWIEENVGWGLGYGIAASFIGIAIVVFFLGTPFYRLQRPGGSPLTRICQVVSATLRKWKVEVPQDSCMLFEIKARNSSTDGSSRLEHSDGLRFLDKAAVLSDTEKEGAEVSNPWKLCTVTQVEELKILIRLFPIWATGIIFCAVYAQMSSMFVAQGKKMDTHLGSFKVPAASLSTFAIIGVIIWVPIYDRGIVPIARKFTGNVKGFSELQRMGIGLFISIMCMSAAAIVETKRLQKAKEYGLVHKKVPVPLSISWQIPQYFLLGAAEVFTFVGQHEFFYEEAPPSMRSVCSALALLTNSLGNYLSTLILTIVGHITRKYGNHGWITNNLNEGHLDYFFWMLAGLSFLNMLVYIVCAIRYKKQKVYHMSDSP